Proteins from one Fragaria vesca subsp. vesca linkage group LG6, FraVesHawaii_1.0, whole genome shotgun sequence genomic window:
- the LOC101301415 gene encoding protein FAR1-RELATED SEQUENCE 5-like, producing MEASETAKSIHLSDDTEEAIHLSDTEEAIHLSDTEDNETDEPIDLEVSWEDVLDYRKLTVEDVMAKTFKTLEEAEKFYYSYALAIGFGPRKDTRGGLFEGKLRRRQWVCNKQGYRDKKWLDRKTDGSGRNRRKLARQGCMAKFRVNYMVDEGYYAVRAFDEDHSHQCANPRQAAFIRSHRNVDEAALGNTNTMTKVSIRPCHAFEYMVEQSGGYITVGFTRKDLYNKLDQQRRTTPFESDSEGALSYMSALAAKDPHFYCRFSVDDEDRLVNKFWRDGNSYVDYMCWGDVLVFDSTYNTNVYGRPLVCLLGRIIIGGVSCLGLAFSGMKLRIHILGC from the coding sequence ATGGAGGCTTCCGAGACCGCAAAGTCCATTCATCTTTCAGACGACACCGAAGAGGCCATTCATCTTTCCGACACCGAAGAGGCCATTCATCTTTCCGACACCGAAGATAACGAAACTGACGAGCCTATTGACCTTGAAGTGTCTTGGGAGGATGTCTTAGACTACCGAAAGTTGACAGTTGAAGATGTCATGGCTAAGACGTTCAAAACACTAGAGGAAGCCGAGAAATTCTATTATTCCTATGCGTTGGCAATTGGCTTCGGACCAAGGAAGGACACAAGAGGAGGATTGTTTGAGGGTAAGCTTCGGAGGAGACAGTGGGTCTGCAACAAGCAAGGTTATCGAGATAAAAAGTGGCTCGATCGCAAAACTGATGGGAGTGGTCGTAATCGTCGGAAGTTGGCAAGGCAAGGTTGCATGGCGAAGTTCAGAGTGAATTACATGGTAGATGAAGGCTATTACGCGGTGAGAGCCTTTGATGAAGATCATTCTCATCAGTGTGCAAACCCACGGCAAGCCGCCTTCATTCGTTCACACCGGAATGTCGACGAAGCAGCATTGGGAAATACAAACACAATGACCAAAGTTTCAATCCGACCATGTCATGCGTTTGAGTATATGGTGGAGCAATCAGGAGGGTACATCACAGTTGGATTCACAAGGAAGGACTTATATAACAAGCTCGACCAACAACGACGCACCACCCCTTTTGAAAGTGATTCTGAAGGCGCTTTAAGCTACATGAGCGCACTTGCAGCAAAAGACCCCCACTTCTACTGCCGATTCAGTGTGGACGACGAAGATAGATTAGTCAACAAATTTTGGCGAGACGGAAACTCATATGTTGATTATATGTGTTGGGGGGATGTGTTGGTATTCGATAGCACGTACAATACAAATGTTTACGGTAGGCCATTAGTTTGTTTGTTGGGTCGAATAATCATCGGGGGAGTATCTTGTTTGGGGTTGGCATTCTCGGGGATGAAACTGCGGATACATATACTTGGTTGTTGA
- the LOC101304686 gene encoding F-box protein At3g07870-like gives MPRKKNPRKKGKWKPKCAFDMEQLPQALVMDILSRLPIKSLCNCKYVCKEWLHMIHGPEFARLHLQRSPISILIKTSPPRREQSKLDLIHVESDGSDMRVDRMRFAPLNSIPCYLFQVDLMNSCNGLLCLTESKRDGSLYVCNPILGQYISIPCPDKNRYYSCNFTAIGFSAKTKEYKVVQTSFREYNRSEPVAHIYTIGTGVWRSLGKPPRGGRIPFDSFLHGTLHWIPYASYNYTPQSIQSFDFEREEFRPLPLPPVSLKKSGQYDGFGLGVLKGCILSCVFESNQCKGRSQGTVDMWIMKDYGVQESWTKILVIENLYPDSSYKPIMFLNDVEILMRYRRSVVYYDQETKSLKRTRIVQTQSEFEAFGFCPCFVSLHDVSKGEEVKRIRDKHQAYNILLGRGSSDSACSSVPPNHKSKKLN, from the exons ATGCCAAGAAAAAAGAATCCCAGGAAAAAAGGAAAATGGAAACCCAAATGTGCTTTCGATATGGAGCAACTTCCTCAAGCTCTAGTAATGGACATTCTTTCAAGGCTTCCAATCAAGAGCCTCTGCAATTGCAAATACGTTTGCAAAGAATGGCTTCACATGATTCATGGCCCTGAATTTGCTCGGCTACACCTTCAAAGATCACCCATCAGCATCTTGATCAAGACCTCGCCTCCTAGAAGAGAACAAAGCAAACTTGATTTAATCCATGTAGAAAGTGATGGGTCTGATATGCGAGTGGACAGAATGAGATTTGCTCCCCTGAATAGCATACCTTGCTATCTTTTTCAAGTGGATTTGATGAATTCATGCAATGGTCTCCTTTGTTTGACTGAGTCTAAGCGAGATGGTTCCTTGTATGTGTGCAATCCTATATTGGGTCAGTACATTAGCATTCCTTGTCCTGATAAGAATAGATATTACTCTTGCAATTTTACGGCAATTGGTTTTAGCGCCAAGACTAAGGAATACAAGGTGGTGCAAACAAGTTTCAGGGAATACAACCGGAGTGAGCCTGTGGCTCACATATACACCATTGGCACAGGAGTTTGGAGAAGTCTTGGAAAGCCCCCTAGAGGTGGCCGAATTCCATTTGATTCTTTTCTGCATGGAACTCTTCATTGGATTCCCTATGCAAGCTATAACTATACTCCTCAATCTATACAATCTTTTGACTTTGAAAGAGAAGAGTTTCGACCACTACCATTGCCCCCAGTAAGCCTGAAGAAATCCGGCCAATATGATGGTTTCGGGTTGGGAGTCTTGAAAGGTTGTATTTTATCATGTGTGTTTGAAAGTAATCAATGTAAGGGTAGGAGTCAAGGGACAGTTGACATGTGGATTATGAAGGATTATGGTGTTCAAGAGTCTTGGACCAAAATTCTTGTCATCGAAAACTTGTATCCAGACAGTTCATATAAACCAATTATGTTCTTGAATGATGTGGAAATCCTAATGAGGTACAGACGGTCTGTGGTATACTATGATCAAGAAACAAAAAGTCTCAAACGAACTCGCATTGTTCAGACTCAGTCTGAGTTTGAGGCATTTGGTTTTTGTCCTTGTTTTGTTTCACTCCATGATGTTTCAAAAGGAGAGGAGGTGAAAAG GATAAGAGACAAGCATCAAGCTTACAATATCCTGCTGGGTAGAGGGAGCAGTGATAGTGCTTGTTCCAGCGTGCCACCTAATCACAAGTCCAAAAAGCTTAACTGA
- the LOC101304397 gene encoding RNA polymerase sigma factor sigB-like, whose translation MSILSSSSSLLVGFCDAHKHASSSSVICCSFLTPLSVPHPKPKNKNNKKKKKLTQICTDHIAVGFQAKARYPISFCAQYMSSSTSHSTSTPTATLLDMEEFSLPSLTVNSDSLIVNRPWTYTGAIGPPTEANYGAALATETLLTSEEAVIAAAAAEAVTLAKAALKVAKDVALLVSNNHYAKVENSSPVSCGTSAFHINWAQHLETEPTLRIGDSMASETALVEDHFLQIAINESENVEPANEEFELLQEQLSNGIAARSSRQTERKARRTRAAEKAAASIVSVKSGSTSRKKRASLQDVDHSDPLRYLRATTHTSRLLTANEEIELSEGIQELLKLEKLQEDLAQRCGTQPTFAQWAAAAGVDQKTLRKRVNYGIMCKDKMIKSNIRLVISIAKNYQGAGMNLQDLVQEGCRGLVRGAEKFDASKGFKFSTYAHWWIKQAVRKSLSDQSRTIRLPFHMVEATYRVREAKKQLYSVNGRHPNDEEVAEATGLSMKRLAAVLLTPKAPRSLEQKIGINQNLKPSDVIADPDAETAEDLLMKKFMKQDLEKVLDSLNPREKQVIRWRFGMEDGRMKTLQEIGELMGVSRERIRQIESCAFRKLKNKKRTKHLQQYVLS comes from the exons ATGTCAATCTTATCATCTTCTTCATCATTGTTAGTTGGGTTTTGCGACGCCCACAAACACGCCTCTTCCTCTTCTGTAATATGTTGTTCCTTTCTCACCCCACTATCCGTTCCGCACCCCAAACCCAAGAACAAGAACAATAAGAAGAAGAAGAAGCTCACCCAAATATGCACTGATCACATTGCCGTGGGCTTCCAAG CAAAAGCTAGATATCCTATCAGCTTCTGCGCACAATATATGTCGTCTAGCACATCACATTCAACATCAACACCAACAGCTACCTTGCTTGATATGGAGGAGTTCAGTTTACCTTCTTTAACAGTTAATTCTGATTCTTTGATTGTAAATCGACCCTGGACATACACCGGAGCAATCGGCCCTCCCACTGAG GCAAACTATGGAGCAGCGTTAGCTACAGAAACACTTCTTACAAGTGAAGAGGCTGTAATAGCAGCTGCTGCTGCTGAAGCTGTTACTCTTGCAAAAGCAGCTCTGAAGGTTGCAAAGGATGTAGCTTTGCTGGTTAGCAATAATCACTATGCTAAAGTAGAAAATTCATCTCCAGTTTCTTGTGGGACCAGTGCTTTTCATATCAACTGGGCTCAGCATCTGGAAACTGAACCAACTCTGAGAATTGGAGATTCCATGGCATCTGAAACTGCACTGGTGGAGGATCATTTCCTTCAAATTGCCATAAATGAATCTGAAAATGTGGAACCAGCAAATGAAGAATTTGAACTTCTGCAGGAGCAACTTTCTAACGGTATAGCTGCGAGATCAAGTCGCCAAACAGAAAGGAAGGCAAGAAGAACCAGAGCAGCAGAAAAGGCTGCTGCCAGTATTGTGTCCGTGAAATCTGGTTCAACCAGCCGAAAAAAGCGTGCTTCTTTACAAGATGTAGACCATTCCGATCCATTGCGTTACTTGAGAGCAACTACTCATACTTCTAGGCTTCTTACTGCAAATGAAGAAATTGAACTATCAGAAGGAATACAG GAACTTTTAAAACTAGAAAAGCTCCAGGAGGATCTTGCACAAAGATGCGGCACTCAGCCCACCTTTGCACAATGGGCCGCAGCAGCAGGAGTTGACCAGAAGACATTAAGGAAGCGAGTAAACTACGGTATTATGTGCAAGGACAAAATGATTAAGAGCAACATACGCCTTGTTATATCGATTGCAAAGAATTATCAGGGAGCTGGAATGAATCTTCAGGATCTTGTGCAG GAAGGTTGTCGTGGCCTTGTAAGAGGTGCAGAAAAATTTGATGCTTCAAAGGGTTTTAAGTTCTCAACCTATGCTCACTGGTGGATCAAACAGGCTGTCCGAAAGTCTCTTTCTGATCAATCGAGGACAATTCGTTTACCA TTTCACATGGTGGAGGCAACTTATAGAGTGAGAGAGGCTAAAAAGCAATTGTATAGTGTAAACGGAAGACATCCTAATGATGAAGAAGTTGCAGAGGCAACAGGGCTATCAATGAAGAGGCTTGCTGCTGTCCTACTGACTCCAAAAGCTCCTAGATCTCTCGAGCAGAAAATTGGAATCAACCAGAATCTTAAACCTTCG GACGTAATTGCAGATCCTGACGCAGAAACAGCTGAAGACCTATTGATGAAAAAGTTTATGAAACAGGATTTGGAGAAGGTACTGGATAGTCTCAATCCAAGAGAGAAGCAGGTGATCAGATGGAGGTTTGGGATGGAGGATGGGAGGATGAAGACATTGCAAGAAATAGGGGAGCTAATGGGTGTTAGTAGAGAGAGAATTAGACAAATTGAATCATGTGCATTCCGAAAGCTGAAGAACAAGAAAAGAACTAAACATTTGCAGCAGTATGTGCTTTCATAG